A genomic stretch from Anoplopoma fimbria isolate UVic2021 breed Golden Eagle Sablefish chromosome 8, Afim_UVic_2022, whole genome shotgun sequence includes:
- the LOC129094143 gene encoding carnitine O-palmitoyltransferase 2, mitochondrial-like, with protein MASLLSLHCVAYLRISGFHLRTAALGINKRNYSSKKEFSTEYLSQSEGPSMHYQNSLPRLPIPKLEDTVRRYLAAQRPLLDDEQFRTTEKIAHDFQNGVGKQLQEELVAQDNNNTHTSYISGPWMDMFLFERKSLVLINPFLLLNPDPKTEYNDQLVRATNVVCSAVRFMKTLQTGLQEPKVFHLNPAKSDTNCFESFIRSVPSSLSQPLDMSQYFRLFNSTRIPKRGRDELFTAEKARHLLVMRKGHMYVFDIVDRDGNLVKPAEIQSHLKFILCDPTPAAAFPLGVLTSENRDVWAGLRDKLIAAGNAEDLRIVDSALFCLSLDDESMRDNIHISHNMLHGDGCNRWWDKSFTVILTKDGQAAINFEHSWVDGLPIHSFQKEIFKDTTEQPLVHPGSAAAAVDSASAVRRLQFHLDSELENGIKKAKENFDSIVSTLTIDLLEFKKGGKAQLKKSKLSPDAIAQLAFQMGFLRQYGQTVPTHEACSTAAFRHGRIDTIQSTTIHTKRCSHAFVYQPGQHSVKQLQTMLSECSNYHRQLIKETAMGQGFICHLLALQQLANSKSEFLHSFYTDQAYTAFNLPIIDTSTLNSEVMMLGCFAPFVYDGFTVGYNVFDDRIFCSVTSFLTRNVHEFVQCVHKSLEDIFSVLEGKTLT; from the exons aCTACCCATACCAAAGCTGGAGGATACTGTCAGGAGGTATTTAGCAGCCCAGAGGCCTCTGTTGGATGATGAACAGTTCAG AACAACAGAGAAAATTGCACATGATTTCCAGAACGGTGTGGGGAAACAGCTGCAGGAGGAACTGGTAGCTcaggacaacaacaatacacacacaagctaCATCTCAG ggCCATGGATGgacatgtttctgtttgaaCGCAAGTCTTTGGTGCTGATCAACCCCTTCCTGCTTCTTAATCCTGACCCCAAGACCGAGTACAATGACCAGCTTGTGCGGGCGACCAATGTGGTGTGTTCAGCAGTGCGCTTCATGAAAACACTGCAAACTGGATTACAGGAACCAAAGGTTTTCCACCTCAACCCGGCAAAGAGTGACACAAACTGCTTTGAAAGCTTCATCCGCTCAGTCCCATCTTCTCTGTCTCAACCCCTGGACATGTCTCAGTACTTTCGCCTCTTCAACTCAACTCGGATCCCCAAGAGGGGTAGAGATGAGCTCTTCACAGCCGAGAAAGCGCGACATCTCCTAGTGATGAGGAAAGGCCACATGTATGTGTTTGACATTGTAGACAGGGATGGGAATTTGGTGAAGCCTGCTGAGATTCAGTCCCACTTGAAGTTCATTTTGTGCGACCCAACGCCAGCAGCTGCCTTTCCTCTCGGGGTCCTGACCAGTGAGAACAGGGATGTGTGGGCCGGACTGAGGGACAAGCTGATAGCTGCTGGAAACGCAGAAGATTTACGGATTGTTGACAGTGCGCTTTTCTGTCTCAGTCTGGACGATGAAAGCATGAGGGACAACATCCACATCTCCCACAACATGCTGCACGGCGACGGCTGTAACCGGTGGTGGGATAAGTCCTTCACAGTCATTCTGACCAAAGATGGACAGGCAGCCATCAATTTTGAGCACTCCTGGGTCGACGGCTTACCTATTCATAGCTTTCAAAAGGAAATCTTCAAAGACACGACGGAGCAGCCGCTGGTACACCCGGgctccgctgctgctgctgtggattCAGCCTCTGCTGTGCGCAGACTGCAGTTCCACCTGGACAGTGAGCTGGAGAATGGCATCAAAAAAGCCAAGGAGAACTTTGACTCAATTGTATCAACACTCACCATTGATCTCTTGGAGTTCAAGAAAGGTGGCAAGGCACAGTTAAAGAAGAGCAAGTTGAGTCCAGATGCTATAGCACAGCTGGCTTTTCAAATGGGTTTCCTGAGGCAGTATGGACAGACAGTCCCAACACATGAGGCCTGTAGCACTGCAGCATTCAGGCATGGCCGCATAGACACCATCCAGTCAACCACCATACACACAAAACGATGTTCACACGCCTTTGTTTACCAGCCAGGACAACACAGTGTGAAACAACTACAGACCATGCTGAGTGAATGCTCTAATTATCATCGGCAGCTCATCAAAGAAACAGCTATGG GACAAGGGTTTATCTGCCACCTGCTTGCCCTGCAACAACTTGCCAATTCAAAGAGCGAGTTTCTGCACAGCTTCTACACAGACCAAGCTTACACTGCATTCAACCTGCCTATCATCGATACCAGCACCCTCAACAGTGAAGTTATGATGCTCGGTTGCTTTGCCCCGTTTGTGTATGATGGGTTTACTGTTGGCTACAATGTCTTTGACGACCGGATCTTTTGCAGTGTTACCAGCTTCCTGACTCGCAACGTCCATGAATTCGTGCAGTGTGTCCACAAGTCCTTAGAggacattttcagtgtcctggaaGGAAAGACACTCACCTAA
- the magoh gene encoding protein mago nashi homolog translates to MSTSDFYLRYYVGHKGKFGHEFLEFEFRPDGKLRYANNSNYKNDVMIRKEAYVHKSVMEELKRIIDDSEITKEDDALWPPPDRVGRQELEIVIGDEHISFTTSKIGSLIDVNQSKDPEGLRVFYYLVQDLKCLVFSLIGLHFKIKPI, encoded by the exons ATGTCAACAAGTGACTTCTATCTGAGATATTATGTTGGGCACAAAGGAAAGTTTGGACACGAGTTTCTGGAATTTGAGTTCAGACCCGACG GTAAATTGAGGTACgcaaacaacagcaactacAAAAATGACGTCATGATCAGGAAAGAG GCATATGTACACAAAAGTGTGATGGAGGAGCTTAAGAGGATCATTGATGACAGTGAGATCACCAAGGAAGATGATGCACTCTGGCCGCCTCCTGACAGAGTTGGCAGACAG GAGCTGGAGATCGTCATTGGAGACGAGCACATTTCATTCACAACTTCCAAAATTGGCTCTTTGATTGACGTCAACCAGTCAAA GGACCCCGAAGGTCTTCGCGTGTTCTACTACCTGGTGCAAGATCTGAAATGTCTTGTATTCAGTCTCATCGGCCTACACTTCAAGATCAAGCCAATCTAA
- the aatf gene encoding protein AATF, whose translation MAGSFSLELEDLLNPLPKFADPEDDEDEATKAKVTERFNEHQDEDGVGLSALRKHNTSLLSETDRRYVGRTVSRKQLLLDIEASGEEEEEEEEEDDLEEGSIGEQEEVDPMGDEGAADDDDDLENDFEDEEESVGSDAQQDAKLVSKTKGADTTLLSGVNYRKLTEDMDDLGVSEEDGDDDSSGEESEGSDDDEDDNNDEDGVDEGTVHTFSQEKVDKEVEKGKAVKDQLALWDQLLEGRIKIQKALVTANQLPQTQTFQKFKKRGGDELAGELKNTHKALKALQRSLLELHDQLLYQHADTRTIAQGKIEAQGEDEEINSDENEDEEASAQEVGAPKRKLEMAEYPDFMAKRFAAFQPYRDTTLQKWHDKTRLIMGKGSKGFGAFDRNILTQVEQVLMDNERLVRRTQTRRSEYRVLGKKEDAALTSETVSTEGEELEQQLKANMHLKDLDENIFDDDDFYHQLLRELIERKTSAADPNDQVAMGRQWLAIQKLRSKIKKKVDTKASKGRKVRFHIHSKLVNFMAPIDHSSVSDEARSELYRGLFGQNSTVRE comes from the coding sequence ATGGCAGGCTCCTTTTCTCTTGAGCTTGAGGATTTGTTGAATCCTTTGCCCAAATTTGCTGATCCAGAGGATGACGAAGACGAGGCGACCAAAGCAAAAGTGACAGAGAGATTCAACGAGCACCAGGATGAAGATGGGGTCGGTCTCAGTGCCCTGCGGAAGCACAACACATCCCTGCTCTCAGAAACGGACAGGCGGTATGTGGGGAGGACAGTCTCTCGTAAACAGCTGCTGTTGGATATTGAGGCAtctggtgaggaggaggaggaggaggaggaggaggatgaccTGGAGGAGGGTAGCATAGGAGAGCAAGAAGAAGTAGATCCTATGGGAGATGAGGGAGccgctgatgatgatgatgatttagaaaatgatttcGAAGATGAGGAGGAGTCTGTGGGCAGTGATGCACAACAAGATGCTAAGCTGGTGTCTAAGACAAAAGGTGCAGACACGACCCTTCTTTCGGGAGTGAACTACCGCAAACTGACAGAGGACATGGACGACCTGGGTGTGAGTGAAgaggatggtgatgatgacAGCAGTGGGGAGGAGAGCGAaggcagtgatgatgatgaggacgaCAACAATGACGAAGATGGCGTGGATGAGGGAACTGTCCACACATTTTCTCAAGAGAAAGTAGACAAGGAAGTTGAGAAAGGGAAGGCTGTGAAGGACCAGCTGGCCCTGTGGGACCAATTGCTCGAGGGTCGAATCAAAATCCAGAAAGCTCTGGTGACTGCCAACCAGCTTCCACAGACGCAGACCTTCCAAAAGTTCAAGAAGAGGGGTGGAGACGAACTTGCGGGGGAGCTGAAAAACACCCACAAAGCATTGAAGGCTCTTCAAAGATCCCTGCTGGAGCTGCATGATCAGCTGCTGTACCAGCATGCAGACACGAGAACCATTGCTCAGGGGAAGATAGAAGCTCAGGGTGAAGACGAGGAAATAAACAGTGATGAGAATGAGGACGAAGAGGCGTCCGCGCAGGAGGTCGGAGCGCCTAAGCGAAAACTGGAGATGGCAGAATATCCGGACTTCATGGCCAAACGCTTTGCCGCTTTCCAGCCTTACCGTGACACCACGTTGCAAAAGTGGCATGACAAAACCAGACTGATTATGGGCAAAGGCAGCAAGGGCTTCGGTGCATTCGACAGAAACATTTTGACCCAGGTGGAGCAGGTGCTGATGGACAATGAGAGGCTGGTTCGGCGCACCCAGACCCGACGCTCTGAATACAGAGTCCTGGGGAAAAAAGAGGACGCCGCTCTCACTTCCGAAACCGTCtccacagagggagaggagctgGAGCAACAGCTGAAAGCAAACATGCATCTAAAGGATCTGGACGAGAATATCTTTGATGACGATGATTTCTACCACCAGCTGCTAAGAGAGCTGATTGAGCGCAAGACGAGTGCAGCGGACCCCAATGACCAGGTTGCTATGGGCAGGCAGTGGCTAGCCATCCAGAAGTTGCGCAGCAAGATCAAGAAGAAGGTAGATACCAAAGCCAGCAAGGGGCGTAAAGTCAGATTCCACATCCACAGCAAGCTGGTCAATTTCATGGCTCCTATTGACCACAGCTCAGTGAGTGACGAGGCACGCAGCGAGCTGTATCGTGGCCTCTTTGGTCAGAACTCCACAGTCAGGGAGTGA